ggtgtactgtgtctctccagtgTGGATCCTTCTGTGGCAACTAAGTGCGTTTGGACATGAGAATAATTTGCCACACTATGGACAGCAATTAGGTTTCTCTCCAGAGTGAATTCTCATGTGATCTTTAAGAGTTGTGCGGTCTAAGAAaagcttgccacattcagaacagctttGCTTTCTAACctgaatgaattattttatgattGTGAAGGAATTGTTATATGAGAATGACATTCCACATTCAGTACAATCGTAAGAATTCTCTCCAGTATGACTTTTGTATACTTATACAGAGAATTAATGTGtgggaattgtttgccacattccaagcaAAGGTGAGGTTTCTCTCCGGTGTGACATCTGATGTGACTTGTGATGGTGCTTTGTTGTGAGGACTGCTTATCATATTcaggacaacaataaggtttaTCTCTAGTAAAAGTTCTGATGTGGCACTGAATTACACTTAAATATAAGAATTGTTTCTCACTTTCAGAAGAGCAATGAGATTTTTCTTCAGTATGCATTTTGGCATGTTGATAAAGATCTTTCTGGCTTGTATaacatttgccacattcagaacataaATACTGGATTTTCGCTTTACTGGGAGCTTGTGCGTTTACTTGAAAGGAGCTAATGTTTAAAACTTTATTTCCACATTGACAACAGCAATGTGGCTTCTCTCAGGTATGAATTTCAATGTGCCTTTGAAAACTGCGTTTGTCAGAAAATTGTTTggcacattctggacaacaataaggtttttctcctgtgtggattctccTGTGACTCTGAAGAGTGCTTCTCCTTATGAACgatttaccacattctggacaactataaggtttttctcctgtgtgaatttttttgtgaCACTGAAGACTGCTTTTCCATGAGAATGATTTACCACATTcggaacagcaatgaggtttctctcctgtgtgaattgttTTGTGACTCTGAAGATTGCTTCTCCTTAAGAACgatttaccacattctgaacagcaatgagggttttctcctgtgtgaattcttctgtgcctctgaagattgCTTCTCCTTGAGAACaatttaccacattctggacagcaatgaggtttttgtCCTGTGTGGATTATTCTGTGTTTCTGAAGATAGCTTATACatgagaacgacttaccacattctgaacagtaaTGAGGTTTTTCTCGTGTGTGAATCTTCATATGCCTATTAAGACCACTTTTGTATGTGAATTGTTTGCCGCAttccaaacaacatttttctccagtatgaatttcaatttctttctccacttgttGTCTATCAGTTTTCATGGCTTCTGTCTGTGTTGCTCCAGTAGCAGGGAGAGAACTGCACTGCAAATAGGCTGCTATCTGGTTCTCTGATTCTCTTGCTGATTTCTTCATACCGTTCTCATTGTATTGAAGAGAGGGCTGACCAAATGAAGGTGGAGAGAAGCTGCCGTTCTTCTGTATatctgaaataacacaaacattttaactattttttttttcctgacatttTTATCCAAGTCGACTTAAAACATTTGatacacaattggttacatttctcttgttcttccaactggagcacaggcaggacaTTTGACTTGCTTGTTGTCACATGGTGCCAATAGCTGAATTAAAACCTGCAACTTCAGGGTTTGGTGTCTAAATTCCTAACCACTATccgacttttaaaataaatgacacagtATAAGTGGTGGCACATTGGTTGGAGTTTCTTCTTATGGTCTGATCACTCCGTATGTGTGGTATTTACATTTTCTGCTTCTATCCATTCAATTTCTCCACCTTTCTCTTACATGTGAAAGACAGGCCTGATCTGATCAATTGATCACAAATCAAAATCTGCCTATTTTCACTCCAAATGACTTAACCAATGAACAGCAAATTAGCTGCTCTTAACATCTGAACTTGAATGATAAAAAGCATGCACGACTAAGTTCcaacattaccaaaatacagaaacacgtcCTCAACAGTCTAACAGTTTTATTTCCTTCatgtaatatttgtgcaaaaagaaGTCACTCATAGAGGATTCTGTGCTAacactttcaacaatacaaaccttactcagcatctgagaagtcaacacaaaagggactggtgtgaagaacaAGCTGTTCAAAGGCTGAGGCGACCAGCAAGCTTAGTCTAGCTCAGTCACCTACTCTCATTCGGCCTCCAAAGATGGCAGCAC
This genomic window from Polypterus senegalus isolate Bchr_013 chromosome 4, ASM1683550v1, whole genome shotgun sequence contains:
- the LOC120528349 gene encoding zinc finger protein 502-like: MASAKEDDVDERTVDIKEEDCEWLTPEDVCVKLEDHEERISVFKEKEECKEVTSAIKGEDLNDFSGGLEFQKFETGDISKQGACEESPYSLQHWSTNTGRLATQENSAVLKSELSESEEKITEENGRDGEESTGSVGINIQKNGSFSPPSFGQPSLQYNENGMKKSARESENQIAAYLQCSSLPATGATQTEAMKTDRQQVEKEIEIHTGEKCCLECGKQFTYKSGLNRHMKIHTREKPHYCSECGKSFSCISYLQKHRIIHTGQKPHCCPECGKLFSRRSNLQRHRRIHTGENPHCCSECGKSFLRRSNLQSHKTIHTGEKPHCCSECGKSFSWKSSLQCHKKIHTGEKPYSCPECGKSFIRRSTLQSHRRIHTGEKPYCCPECAKQFSDKRSFQRHIEIHT